CGTTTATTTCATGGGTACGAAATGGTGACGAGTTGAACTGACCAACAGCGCACTGGTTTGTTGGATCAGTAGCCTCTTTCAAAAAACCTTTTCAAATGGACCCAAGACAAGTTCATAAAACATTGTTAGTCATCTGATTTCTTAatgaaatactgtttttttttaaataaagaatttataaaaacatatttatgtttgaGGTACTATGGAAGAGTGCATGTGTCTGTGATGCAGCCCCTTGCACAAGACTTATTTCTCCAAAGAGAGACAAATAATGAGACTTTGATTTATATTAGTGATCCGTTTAAGGAGGGATGAGGAATTGGAGTTCAATTTAAACCAGCACCATTACAACTCTGACAAGCAGTGACAATGGCAGTGCTGATCCATCAAAGAGAAAGCCTACGTTTTGGCTCAAGGATGTGAGGCAGTTTTAAGGTATTTAACCCCTGGTGCGTGTCCTCAGCCAGCTGTCGAATTTATACGGATAAATAAAAATCGACAGAACTGTTTCTGAGAGAGAGAAGAAGCACTTCAAAGCAAGAGAATTTGACCTGCTgcttcacaaaaaaaagtgcagcaggaGGTCAAATGCACATTTTATAAGAAGCGCTTCACATCAGCAACAGAGCTCCACTTCATGACTCCTTCGGTTGCACAACATCGACTTCATCTATGAAAGCTTACATCGACAGAGACCATGGTGACCTTGAATAGCGATTTGAGAATGGAAAGAAGCACCTTAAAGGGCGTTAATACCGAGGAGCTGTTTTAGTGAAAGAGGATATGGTTAGAAACGGAAGTTCATTCACACAGAACTTACTGTCTAAAGAGGACATGGTGAGGTTTTGAGAGGCAGGCGCCCTGACGGGCCAACGTcctgaaagaaaagagagaaaaagaaatgttaaagaaatatTAGAGTCATGGAAAAACTGTTGGAGCTGGAGAcgaaaaacaaatgaacaataTGGCGTCTGATATTAATAGGAAAACTGAAGAAGACCTTACAGCTTCACAGTAGAATTGTCTTTTATAATGTCGTCCATCTGTGCccctaaatgtttttatattagcTTTGAAAGTAAATGAATTGTTATAAAGTGCATCCACAGAATAACTAGATTTACTAAATCATTGCCTTAAAACTAGGTGATTAAACAGGCTACATGGAGAACAcagggggtaaaaaaaacagcaatgtaAACTCAGTTCGGTAAAAGACAATTTAAGGGGGAACTAACCCTATAAAAGtaaagcatgttttaaatttaaacactgattgTCTCATACAGGGGTTTACTTCTTCTTTGGAGGTTTCATCTGCACACAAAAGTGGTTTAATCTGTGTCAACCTCTTTAGACAAAACGCCTTTGTTCCACTTCTAGCACCCAGACACCACATTACAAGGAAAGGAAAACAACCCATTAAAAGCACCGGGATCAACAACAGCGGAATAAACGTCCATTTAATCACAACGTGAAGGGTAAAAAGGAGGAAACGCCATCGTTCCTTCGGCCATTAATTAGAATCGGAGTCAAAGTTCACTAGCTGAGCCAGCCAATGCTCCAGGAAAACATGTAGCATTAGCCTGTTAGCCACAGACCTGTCGCGTAACATTCATACAAAACGGTCACTGTGACCGGAAGTTGGAAGGTACATTTCAGCGGAATGTCCTCAACCGTAGCGAGTCTATGCTGTAAATGTGTTACTGTGATACGATagccctggaaaaaaaacacgcaaAAGGCTGTTCCTGAGCCCAAAGTTACAGATGACAGACGTACTGACCTTAGAAGCAGCGCCATGTTTGGCGAGGCGGTGNNNNNNNNNNNNNNNNNNNNNNNNNNNNNNNNNNNNNNNNNNNNNNNNNNNNNNNNNNNNNNNNNNNNNNNNNNNNNNNNNNNNNNNNNNNNNNNNNNNNNNNNNNNNNNNNNNNNNNNNNNNNNNNNNNNNNNNNNNNNNNNNNNNNNNNNNNNNNNNNNNNNNNNNNNNNNNNNNNNNNNNNNNNNNNNNNNNNNNNNNNNNNNNNNNNNNNNNNNNNNNNNNNNNNNNNNNNNNNNNNNNNNNNNNNNNNNNNNNNNNNNNNNNNNNNNNNNNNNNNNNNNNNNNNNNNNNNNNNNNNNNNNNNNNNNNNNNNNNNNNNNNNNNNNNNNNNNNNNNNNNNNNNNNNNNNNNNNNNNNNNNNNNNNNNNNNNNNNNNNNNNNNNNNNNNNNNNNNNNNNNNNNNNNNNNNNNNNNNNNNNNNNNNNNNNNNNNNNNNNNNNNNNNNNNNNNNNNNNNNNNNNNNNNNNNNNNNNNNNNNNNNNNNNNNNNNNNNNNNNACTCGAACCCGGAGCCTCTGGATTAGAAGTCCAGCGCGCTATTccattgcgccacagagactgAGGCACATTTTTTTCGCcatcaaaaccttttttatacTCCCCCACCCATCCCTGTGCAGCATCCGCTCCATCCCGCAGCATCAGGACCGCAGCCCTGCGAATTTACGCCTGCCAGCCGGTAGGGGGTGCTGCTGCAGCCGTGTTTCCAAAATGCCCTCGTGAAAACGAACCCCTGCTGCTTCAAAGCAGGTTATCTATATGAAATATCACAATGCCACAATTACTGGAGTATGCAGATAATGAGAAATCTTACGTTGTATCTCCATCACCGTTTATAAGCCAGTGAGTTCTTTCCTGAAGTGAATGAAAAGACATGTTATCACCCCAGTCTTTCATGCAAACATGTTTTCCAAGCTTTTTGGGTTCAGCGGAGCAGTTTAAAACCTcataaaagtattcatattaTCATTGCAACATAAAGTCTTATAAGTCCTCTGAGGTCTGATTGCAGGgtttctgaaatgtaaatggCTTTCTACGTTGAATCTAATTATAAGCCACAGGCAgtttttccacctgagctggAGATCCCTACGGGACTACAAATCACTGTTAACGTATAACAGGAATTACTAAGACCCCGCAGCACCCCGAACAAGCACGCATACCTCTCTCCTACCACATCGTGAGGACTGAACTTTTATTGCCTTATTCTCTTTCAAAATAGCTCAGTCTCAATCTGACTGCACGGAGACTTATGAAGTCAATGTTTAAGTCATGTTTCAGATTCTCAGTTGGGTGTTGCTGTGGTCTTTAACTGGTCCATTCCAACACATGATTATAGTGTGATCTAAACCACTTCATGCTAGCTTTGCTTCGTGTTTTAGGGTCACTGGAAAGCTGAAAGGCTTTCTTCCAAATCctctcatcaactctgaccagctttcctgcaGCATGATGATGCCCCACCTTGTTTCACAGCGGGACTGGCCTCCAAAGGTGGTTGGACAGAAGTCTGAGTTTGTCCAATCGGACCAGAGACCTTTCCATCGcatttgctgtgtcccctgcaTGGCTTATGGCAATACTGCAAATGTGATTTCTTATATTCTTCttattttctaatttcttaTTTCAACAATAGTGCTCTCCAAGCCATTCCGCTATGACAGGGTGTCCAAACGTTCTGCCACGTGGGCTGAAAATATTaagtaaaaagcaaaccaaAGATAATCACCATTAAATtaagttgtaatttttttaacctgctaCAAATTAGTCAGACTATCTGAATGGATCTGTAAATCATAGTTAatccaaaggtaaaaaaaagaaaaagtttcacCATTTACCTTAATAAAAGGTGGTCATCCATTTTTCTAATTAGTTTGGGCTTGATTgaaaaaacagaattattttGTTCTGGCAATATAGGATCCGGATCTGGGTCAGCATTTCTTTGtaaacacttgctgtatttaatcaaatttaacaaattaattcAAAGCAGACTCCGTATTTGAGTATAGGTCATTGGATAAATGTGGTCatttttactatgaaattaaagagaaaaagtgtGGCTATTAAAATATTAATGCTTTGTGTTTACAgttgtaagattttaacttgtctgtaataattttgccctaatgaAAAATTAAACGTTTCCCTCTGCACCAGTcacctgtgctggtgggccataaaaataaaaaaaactctagcCTCTCTAGCCTCTACTGATGACATGACTTCCAAATGCAGCTTGTTGCACATTTTATGTAGGGGTAACAgggtaaagggggctgaatgcatgtcacagtttagtttttttttttaaatcaattaaattcCCAGTCCCAAATGTGCAGTTCTGTTTAACTATATAAAACTTCAATAAAATGCACAGAATTTTGAGATCTCAAGATGATAGAATGTCAGAAAACTGGAGATATAAATAATTTCGCAACATGGAGTAGATGTTATGTAATTTTTGCATCGCATATTAAAAGTAATTTGTAGTCCCGATGGATCTCTTGCCGAGGTCAAAAAGTGCCCGCAGCTTTGATTAGACTCCATGTAGGCAGTCATTTACATGCCAAACCCACTGCAATCAGACCACACATTCAGAAAGAACTTCAAGAGACGGTGTTACACAGATAATTATTTTAAGCTGGCAGTGGTTAAATATAGACACGTTTTGCCAATTATGGAGGTGACGCGAATCTGAGGGGAATTCAGAACCATCAAAAGCACCAACGCCTGAGCTTTTACACACTCTGGTTTGCTGGGATGAATACGTTCATTTTTCCAGAATAGTTTTAACAGGAAACCCAAACTATATTCAAGGTGACAGAAATATTCCCCTTAAATCAACAGTATTAGGTTGACAATCATATTTCATTGGACTAACGAGACTTCTTGCACCTGTTCCATTACTAATTTTATTGAACAGGccagatttttctcttttttttctacatctgcACCTTTTACTCTTTCTTCATGCATGGCGGCTGGATCTGACATAACAGCagaacttgcttttattctctcTGCAGGACAAACGCTGCTCAGAGGGAGGTAGAGGCAGCTGCTGGAGAGGAGCAGGTTCACGCTCGCAGCTTCCACCACTGGCTCAACATCCGTGCTCCTCTTACATGACGTTTTAAAAATGCATCCAAGCATCTGCGAGCTACAGACAGGGTGaagcataaaataataaattctgCAATAAACAGCCCTTCAGACATTACAGggcacccccccacccccctcctgTGCCAGACTGGCAACGTTGGAGCACTTCAGGCCGGGGAAGGAAGTAATTAATGGATTTGATGTTGCATAGTGATTAGACAATTACGTAAGGATGTAACATGTGGGACATACAATTTTAGCTCCTGGTTGCTATTTACACCCAGACCAAGTGTGAAGTAAAATGGGTCATGTTTGCACGCACTTTGCTTTATGTCACTTTAGACGACCCAAAAGGTTTGCAGCATAATTACGTGCAAgagacatagaaaaaaaaaaaaaaaaaaaagcaatacacAGTGTTTTTGGGCACAGCACAATataatcctttattttttaattctgatGAAAAGCGGTTAACATTAGGCCACAACATAGAAACAAAACTTCAACACTTGTTCTAGTCCACCAtcccttcttctcctccttcgCTCACATCAAAGCCAAAGCTATGGACGTGATGACGGACAGGCCGATGACTGTGTAGCCGGTGCGGTAGACCTCTGGGATTTTGAAGCCTTTGCCGATATCCcagtactgtaaaaaaaaatatacacataaaaaataagtaaagcaGTGCATATAAAATTAGCCATAATGGAAACGTCATCCCCAGATTGTGGGTGTCTGAATATGCAATAAGATTTCAATTAAAGAGAAATTAGATTTACTTTAAGGCCAAATGAGAAATCATGACACAATCACATGTATCGGTTTGTAATTGTTAAATAAGTCCAATATTTGTAGCTACATTTGTTGAAATGGTGAATTCTGGCTAAAAAGGGCAAACATTTTACCCGATCTGGTCTAAATGGACAGAACACGTAAAACCCGATAAATCTGACTTTATATGATCATATCATACTTTGTCTGGGTTCCATCAGGTTACACTTTATCAACACTTCTTACTGTACATTATAAGCAATATTTAAGGCAAGCCCCCTCCATTTTGTTTGCTCAATGTAAAATTTCTAATCATCATAACTTTCGCTTTTctgatttaacagttttatttcaaataaaaaaagaaagaaattatccaaaaaaaaagaaatgatgtcTGAAGTCTCACCAGGTGACGGATGCCATTGTAGGTGTGGTAGGACATGGGAAAGGCGATGCCGAACTTGGCCAGCCCGATTAGGAAAGGACCCATGGATAACGAGTGGATCAGGTCCAAGTAGTGGGGGTAGTTTCCGGGTAAGACCAGCGCTGCCACGGCAAAGGCTGAAATAGCTGAAAACgcaaatgcaggaaaaaaagaatttaggataaaaaaaaaataatttaaatattggTAAGAAAACTAATGAGTTCTGTCATTTTGGAAGCTCTGGCTTTGTCTATGCAACATGCAAAAGTCATTGCAGGGTGGGTTGCGCCGCCTTATCAGTCAGAGCTGCTGCATCCCTACATGCCCCCTTTGGCCATCAGACCAGCCTCTTCACTTTCTGGTTTTAAATCTCATCTCTGCTCCGTAGCCTTTGAGAGCATCTGAGATGTCGACTTTAAAAGTCATTTTATAGAATAATTCTTTcaattttactttgttttagtgATTCTACGATAATTCTATAATTTTAGTGTCGGGCTTAttcaggattttaataatggtTTAATGCTAACATATGGCTactgtttatttactctgtatACAACACTTTGGTCCTGCTGGTGTGTTTAAAGCTCCATAAACAAAGCCGGCGTGTATTAGACGGATGGACAGGAGGTTTGATGCGCAGGCCGATGGAACGAAAAATGGTCACTGTGTTCAAGTccaaagtaaaaacaacaagattGATGCAccattcaggaaaaaaaaaacacatctacaAACAAATGAGCAGCACtctgttgtttttcctcctcctaTAATGAGGGGAAGGTGGACCCATTTCGCCTAAATGTCATCCTCAGCACAGATGAAGGACTGACAAACGTGTAAACACAGGCCAGAAAACAACTCAGCCAATCGATCCAAGTGATTTAGATAAATCATTAAaacggatgaatggatggatggaaatgatTTAGATAaacggatggatagatggatggatggatggatgcaaatgATTTAgataaacggatggatggatggatggatggatggatgcacatGATTTAgataaacggatggatggatggatggatggatgcacatGATTTAgataaacggatggatggatggatggatgcaaatgatttagataaatggatggatggatgcaaatgATTTAgataaacggatggatggatgcaaatgATTTAgataaacggatggatggatggatgcaaatgATTTagataaacagatggatggatggatggatggatggatggatggatggatggatggatggatggatgcaaatgatttagataaatggatggatggatggatgcaaatgatttagataaatggatggatggatgcaaatgatttagataaatggatggatggatgcaaatgATTTagataaacagatggatggatggatggatggatggatggatggatggatgcaaatgatttagataaatggatggatggatggatgcaaatgatttagataaatggatggatggatgcaaatgatttagataaatggatggatgcaaatGATTTagataaacagatggatggatggatggatggatggatggatggatggatggatggatggatggatggatggatgcaaatgATTTagataaacagatggatggatggatggatggatggatgcaaatgATTTagataaacagatggatggatggatggatgcaaatgATTTagataaacagatggatggatggatggatggatgcaaatgATTTagataaacagatggatggatggatggatggatggatggatggatggatggatggatgcaaatgATTTagataaacagatggatggatggatggatggatggatggatggatggatggatggatggatggatggatggatggatgcaaatgATTTagataaacagatggatggatggatggatggatgcaaatgATTTAgataaacggatggatggatgaatatgatttagatggatggatggatggatggatggatggatggatggatggatggatggatggatggatggatggatggatggatggatggatggatgggcataATACTCAGACCAGAGAGACGTAGGGAAAGATAAATGGATGAAAGGACAGACAGACGGATAAATGCATCACTGGATGAAAGGATGGTAAAACTAAAGGGACGGATGGAAAGATGGGGAAATGAATGAATGTAAGAGCAGGTTAGAGATTACTAATGTACAGACTGACGAATGGATGATGAAATGAccagatgaatggatgaattaaAGCAGGGATGAACAGAAAGATGGTTGCGTGGATGGGTGATGATTAATAGAGGGGAGGGAGGGATTCATCCATGAATATTACATTTTCTACATGAGTCTTCTAAACACAAGGCAGCATAAAACGACTGATTGGAGGAGCTCATCTTTAGAAAATATCACATATTTATCATGTTGACAATGATGCCAGCGATAAAGTCTGGACACAGAAACAATTCTTCCAGACTCCAGTctccttttccacatttttccaGAGCGGCTCATCAATCCtgcctgcttttaaaaaaaacatgactaagaTCGAGTCAGCAGGCTGGCTTGTGATTCCTCAACACATGTACTTCCTCTGAGGTCACTAAACCTacagaatgttttttattttttttttgtaaagctcaGACGCTTTACTAAAAAAATGCCCCCCATGGCTTCTATTTGTTGTgcctaaataaatgaaaacaaattaatattctGGAGAGAGAACTAAAAATCATGGAACAGATGTTAAAGTA
This genomic window from Fundulus heteroclitus isolate FHET01 chromosome 6, MU-UCD_Fhet_4.1, whole genome shotgun sequence contains:
- the LOC118563488 gene encoding succinate dehydrogenase cytochrome b560 subunit, mitochondrial-like encodes the protein MALLLRTLARQGVCLSKPHHVLFRHAAPMGTTAKEEMNKFWAKNSRLNRPMSPHITIYKWSIPMMMSITHRGTGVGLSGAISAFAVAALVLPGNYPHYLDLIHSLSMGPFLIGLAKFGIAFPMSYHTYNGIRHLYWDIGKGFKIPEVYRTGYTVIGLSVITSIALALM